The following coding sequences are from one Pseudarthrobacter sp. ATCC 49987 window:
- a CDS encoding FAD-dependent monooxygenase, with translation MSDYAADPSRARETADTAYIHDVAIVGLGPVGQVLALLLARHGHDVVVVEKQAEPYPLPRAVHYDGDISRALDGLGLADFMAEFSSASDIY, from the coding sequence ATGTCAGATTACGCAGCAGATCCGTCGAGAGCGCGGGAGACCGCCGACACGGCGTACATCCACGACGTAGCAATTGTCGGACTTGGACCGGTTGGCCAGGTGCTGGCCCTGCTGCTGGCCCGGCACGGGCACGACGTCGTCGTCGTCGAAAAACAGGCCGAACCGTATCCGCTTCCCCGCGCCGTCCACTACGACGGCGACATCTCCCGGGCCCTTGACGGCCTCGGACTTGCCGACTTCATGGCCGAGTTCTCCTCGGCGTCGGATATCTACGA